The window GCACGAGGTCGTAGCGCAGGAAATAATAGGAATCCCAGAGCACATAGCCGAGGCCGCTCTTCACCGCGACCAGCTCGGCCGTCACGGTCAGCATCCACGCCGAGCCGATACCAATGCGCAGCCCTGCAAATATGCTGGGCAACGCCGCAGGCACGACGATGTACCGCAGCAATCGCCGTTGATCGCCCCCAACCATGGCGCCGGCCCGGATCAGGTTACGGTCGCAACTCTTCACGCCATGAATAGTGTTCACCAGGATCGGGAAAAACGAGCCGAGAAACACCAGGAAGATGGCCGGCTTGTTGGCAATGCCAAACCAGATAATGGCAAGGGGAATCCACGATACCGGTGGAATCGGACGCAAAACCTGTAACGTCGGCTCGATGATGGTCTCGATCCGCCTGGACCAGCCGATCGCCACGCCAAGCGACACTGCAAGCGCTGTTGCTATGCCGAAGCCAGCCATCACGC is drawn from Bradyrhizobium lablabi and contains these coding sequences:
- a CDS encoding ABC transporter permease, producing the protein MKSLRLKGLERWIVPVLILVGWEIFSRSGTLPAALLPAPTTVLRSWADWVFAIDGNTQTYSGRWIFDTAASITRVMAGFGIATALAVSLGVAIGWSRRIETIIEPTLQVLRPIPPVSWIPLAIIWFGIANKPAIFLVFLGSFFPILVNTIHGVKSCDRNLIRAGAMVGGDQRRLLRYIVVPAALPSIFAGLRIGIGSAWMLTVTAELVAVKSGLGYVLWDSYYFLRYDLVLAAMASIGLLGFLSDLTIRALMARVLHWQRNTTIQGGEG